The genomic region ACATAGTTTAAGTGAACTCCTGAGTCGAGTCAACCACAATAATATTAATGTAAAACTAACAAATCTCTCTCTTTTGGGAGAGAGTTTGGGCGAATTTGCCTTAATTTTGTACATCCACCCAGCGACGGTAAAGTTTTTGAATTTTCCTGAGTAAGGAGGTGTAAATTGTTTGATTATGATCCGAGTTTTTAGCTAAATCCTGTATTCTTGTTAATAATTTAGCCTCTTCCGTGGCAACCTCACCATCACTGTAGATTAGCCCACTGATGGATTCAATTAAGTCTTGACACTGTTCCAAACTAGGGCGATCGCCTAAATACTCCCTTACCCATTGATAGCACTGATCTGGTTTAACTTGAACTAACTCGTAGAGCCAAGGTTTGATTTCTGGATCAGTAGAAAGACCCTTAGAATGGGCTATCTCTCTGAGATATTGTCTTTCCTCTGGCTGAATTCTACCATCAATCCAAGCTGCACCAATGAGAATTTTAACTAGATTTTTTACGTCGGGATGATTAACCATTTTGCCTCCTCCAGTAGATTCGGACTCTGGTTAAATGGTACAATAGTTGGGCATATTTTAACTCTAATCCTTGTTTTTTCTTAAACGCACTAAGAAGAAACCGTCCATATTCTGTTGGTGTGGCCACAGCTTTAACCATCCAGGGGAGGAAACATCCAGAAAATCAAAGTTCGGCTTTTCCATCTCCCACTGGGGATTAACATGCAAAAATTCTCTAACTAGGTCCTCGTTCTCCTGGGGATGCA from Cylindrospermopsis curvispora GIHE-G1 harbors:
- a CDS encoding tellurite resistance TerB family protein, translating into MVNHPDVKNLVKILIGAAWIDGRIQPEERQYLREIAHSKGLSTDPEIKPWLYELVQVKPDQCYQWVREYLGDRPSLEQCQDLIESISGLIYSDGEVATEEAKLLTRIQDLAKNSDHNQTIYTSLLRKIQKLYRRWVDVQN